Proteins from a genomic interval of Pseudophryne corroboree isolate aPseCor3 chromosome 4, aPseCor3.hap2, whole genome shotgun sequence:
- the HINT3 gene encoding adenosine 5'-monophosphoramidase HINT3 has translation MSAQAEERGPDSYDSRCIFCKISNEQESGSELLHSDEDLVCFKDIRPGAPYHYLVVPKKHVGNCKTLTSDHVQLVKNMVEVGKNVLQKNNVTDLEDIRLGFHWPPFCSISHLHLHVLAPASQLGFLSRMVYRLNSYWFITADQLMERLQANTPTS, from the exons ATGTCTGCACAGGCGGAGGAGCGGGGCCCGGACAGCTACGACAGCAGGTGCATCTTCTGCAAGATCTCCAATGAGCAGGAGAGCGGCTCCGAGCTGCTGCACAGTGAC GAGGACCTGGTCTGCTTCAAAGATATAAGACCTGGAGCACCATATCATTACCTGGTGGTACCCAAGAAGCATGTGGGAAACTGTAAAACTTTAACAAGTGATCATGTGCAGTTAG TAAAGAATATGGTGGAAGTTGGGAAGAACGTGCTACAGAAAAACAATGTCACGGATTTGGAGGATATAAG GTTGGGTTTCCACTGGCCTCCATTCTGTTCAATATCCCATTTACATCTGCACGTCCTGGCTCCAGCCAGCCAGCTGGGATTTCTCTCCCGAATGGTTTACAGACTCAATTCTTACTGGTTTATCACG